gaggatggggaggggatttttctccgcggggacggggaggggatggggaggggattttctttcgcggggaggggacggggattattttttatcctcgTAACGGGGACGGAGCGGGGAcgaggattgatatcccctacggggacggggacggggattgatatcccctccccgcccctccccattgccatctctagtgtgtgtgtatatgtgtatatgtgtatatatgtgtatatatatgtgtatatatatgtctatatgtgtatatatgtgtataaatgtgtatatatgtatatatatgtgtatatatgtctatatgtgtatatatgtgtatatatgtatatatatgtgtatatatgtctatatgtgtatatatgtgtatatatgtatatatatgtctatatgtgtatatatatgtatatatgtatatatatgtacgTATATATCTCATAAGATCATGTTTAAAAACATACCAAAATtcataattgattaattagaaatataattacCAATTAGTGAttaccaaattaaaaatatcttatgATAGTATCACTTtcaatgaaatgataaattactGTTTACATACAGTCCTAataaaccaattaaaaaaaattttggtttgacaGATGAGAACTTCAAATTTTACCCATTTATCTTGCAAGGAATTCATCATCAATTCTGTGTTTTCCTTGTAAGTTTACTTAAATTTAATAGCTTTTTGGACAACCTATTAAATAAGTGAATACAGAATtaggtaaaaaatattatatcataatatgagcgttattttatttttaaattaaaataagataactCACATTTACTAATCATCtcaatatttcaaattatatataactacAACTAAGAGAACGGCTATTTTGGCAATAGACCGGAAGACATCTAGCCTGAGGAATTATTTGAGTTTCCATAAACAATTACTCCATATTTTTGGctaaaaattgttaattgtCTTAGACATCAACATTCGCATCcatgtaaattaataataattcatccataaagcacaaaattttattctacccgaaaaaataaaacaataaaattatgaatactcattttgaatacacaaatatttacatatttatatgtgtcatcatataattaaatagttttgaattaaagataaaataatatctaattatatgataatatgtataaatatatacatatttatataactcaaACTTGAGGATAGTTGGTTTCGTATACTCATGAGCTCACAATTcgactcaaataaaatataaataaacccTAACTTTTACATCCTATATTTATCCTTGTATGTGATGAggtttaaagaataatttaaaaattaatcggttttaatataattttttacatgcGCTCAAATCAGTAAATCATGGCTTGAACTCAGGCTACGATCTCACCAGCATGGCGAGCCCAAACTCTGCATTAAAGTAATCAAGCCAAGCTCGAATCAATCAGTACACAGCTAGGCCCGCTTAACTAAATTACACCACCCCTACACACAAGTCAAAACTCCTAAAATAATTCCTGCAATATCACAATTCTTTCCAttctaaaattgtttttttctaaCTTTGGAGCAATTGGCAACCCTCGTACCACAAACCAACAAGAGCAAAATTGTTTGACATTCAATCCAGGTGACACAATATATGAAAAAGTTGTAGCTAAATACAGCAAATTTAGAAGTCCAGCCACTTGGTGTAATAGACACAGGTTGTCGGCGAGATTATGCCATCAGGTGTACAAAGACTTATCTGTGGACAAACTCCACAAGGAATGGAAGCCAAGGCCCCTGTCTTTGGTTCACCTCCACCACCTCCCTTACTTACACATTTATAACAAGTTTTTCCAGTCGGAATACTAGCAAACTCCCCGCTTCCAATTATTGTGCGGTTTATGATAGATAGGAGgcaaaaaaataagataaaacagttaatataaaaaaggaaGTTGTTCATACTCTTAACACCGCAAGCACTGTCaatcttattattgtttcatttacTGTAATCTCTTCACAGATTCGAAAAAAGGCATCCCTGAACAGTTTTAAACTGATAAGGGCAGTTCTCATTCACGGAAAAGTGACTATTAAGGGAGTCATTCTAAAAAGTTGCTtactcacaaaaaaaaaaattaaattagttgttTATTGAAAACTTTCCATAATAGGATACAAGCATGTTATGAAGAATGTATACAAAAAATTGCTGTGAATGAAGTAATCAAACACATGATTTAGGTTCAACAATTCCTTTATGGGATCCATAAGCATTGCTGCAGCTAGCAAAGACAGGTTTTCCTTTAGTTGTTGATTGCAGTTGAATGTCCTCTAAGTAGATGTTGGTACAAGGAACATTGCTGCTGCAATTAAGATTGATGGCCACATCGGTGGCTGTTGTCCCCGTCGCATGGGTAAATCGCACGTCGTCTATATGAACTCCAGTTTTCTATAACATATACAGGAAGAATAGCGTCAGTTTCAGAGTAATGGCAAGGATGAATGGGTTTATTTCTCTTACCGTGCCTCTACAGCCACCTTTGACTTGGCAGTAATACTGGTCAATGATTATTGGATTCTCCACATTCACGAACGTTAGATTCGAAAATTCAACATGTTGAACCTTACCTTCTCCCACCTAATAATTCAAtcaatctaattatttatatacgtaGTTTTATCCATATAAAATGtcatgaataaattttaatggTGAAATAACTTTAGCTAGTATGAATATTATAGTGAATAAATCATACTTGCCAAGTCTTGATCCGGGCTCCATTGCTAGTCCCGTCGAATGCAACATTTCTCACAGTGATGTATTCTACTCGTACTTCATTTCCACCACCACCTAAGCTTCCAATGCTGTCACCAATGGAGCAACCAAAGTTGTATATGTAAATGGaaagttatatatcattaattaaaattaagcttACTTGTTGAAGGATAGGCCAattgactatttttcaccctGGTTTGACGAAGTGAAAGACTCCCACTCTTTAAGTTTGGGAATATCAAAGTTTGATGTTTTAAACTTGTGGCACTTACCTTATACCATGACCAGGTCCACAGTTCACATATTTGACTTTAATATTTGAAACCAAATCTCCGATCGAGATGCAGTCATCACCTGTGTTTAGCgtttagagaaagaaaaaaaatgtattctTGAGGATGGAAAGTGTAATTCAAGAAATGAAGGTGTACCAGTGCCAATAATGGAGGACCTGACGGTTACATTGAGGGAATCTGAAACGTGAATTCCATCAGTATTGGGGCTACTTCCTGGAGATTGTATCACCAGGAAACTGAAGCCAACATTTTTACAACCAAGTACAAGTATATGGGTTTGAGGACTCCGCATAACATTAATTCTACTCATTCGCACATCGTTGCAACTTCTAAACCCTAATGCCTGCAATTGGAAAATGCATCCAATTAACAACTTTCATCAGTTTCATATTAATCCATGGTTCCAAAAAGATTCTGATTCAACAATCACTCAGAGACTTACAGTAGGTGCCAGTTTTGTGCAGCCCTGCAAAGTATAACATTGAAAAGTTATTGCAGATGAAAACTCaaagaatattaacaaaataagctTGCATGAGTTTGATGTATATACCTTTTTGGGATTAAGTTTGCATGAATTATCCCACCAGCTCTTTCCATTTCCTTCAATGAGGCCATTGCCAGTGATATTGAGCCCTGAAACGCCATCAAAAACCAGCCATTCTCCCATCTTGGTTGCTTCCCATGCACGAAAATCCTCTGGAGCCTTAACTACTCCTGATAGCTACAGTTTTACACTATTGATTTGAGtgtttttttccttcttgtgATGAGTAATAAATTTCTGATGTTTCTTGCTTACTTTGATGTTGATGTTACTGGACTTGCAAGGACCAGCGAAGGTTATAGGATACACCAGAAATGTCTTTCCCTTTGGAATAACCATGGTTGGTGTGTCTTTCCATGCGTTGCAGATTGCAGTCCAAGCTTTCTCAAATGCCTATAAACCAAAACCGTAGAAAAAAGTTCAGAGTTTTGCAAAGATCAGGTCTTATTAAAGGGATGAAAATGTcaacttaagagaaaaataaaagtggaaaagatattttatttattacccAGGTATCATTTGACTTTCCATCACCAATCGCTCCATAATCCACAACGTTAAATGCTTTCCCATAAGCAGCATTCACATTCGTGAAAATTGATAGTACAAAgctcaaaatatatattcttccCAACAAATCCTGCAAAGTGAAAAGGATTTATTAAGTTACTACTACTGTTTAGATTTAAAGGTAAAAGCTAATTACTAAATGGCTGGCATAAGAAACTTCAATCTCTATGATAATACAGAAACATGACTCGCCAACATAGCTAGCAAACGATGCTGCATCGAACGTCAAATTTGTGAGAATCAAGCTAGAATGGCTATGTTTTTCACgcttttagatatatatatatatatatatatatatatatatatatatatatatatatatatatgtacgtATATATCTCATAAGATCATGTTTAAAAACATACCAAAATtcataattgattaattagaaatataattacCAATTAGTGAttaccaaattaaaaatatcttatgATAGTATCACTTtcaatgaaatgataaattactTTTTACATACAGTCCTAataaaccaattaaaaaaaattttggtttgacaGATGA
Above is a genomic segment from Mangifera indica cultivar Alphonso chromosome 3, CATAS_Mindica_2.1, whole genome shotgun sequence containing:
- the LOC123210946 gene encoding polygalacturonase-like, yielding MQHRLLAMLASHVSDLLGRIYILSFVLSIFTNVNAAYGKAFNVVDYGAIGDGKSNDTWAFEKAWTAICNAWKDTPTMVIPKGKTFLVYPITFAGPCKSSNINIKLSGVVKAPEDFRAWEATKMGEWLVFDGVSGLNITGNGLIEGNGKSWWDNSCKLNPKKGCTKLAPTALGFRSCNDVRMSRINVMRSPQTHILVLGCKNVGFSFLVIQSPGSSPNTDGIHVSDSLNVTVRSSIIGTGDDCISIGDLVSNIKVKYVNCGPGHGISIGSLGGGGNEVRVEYITVRNVAFDGTSNGARIKTWQVGEGKVQHVEFSNLTFVNVENPIIIDQYYCQVKGGCRGTKTGVHIDDVRFTHATGTTATDVAINLNCSSNVPCTNIYLEDIQLQSTTKGKPVFASCSNAYGSHKGIVEPKSCV